One genomic window of Punica granatum isolate Tunisia-2019 chromosome 1, ASM765513v2, whole genome shotgun sequence includes the following:
- the LOC116193191 gene encoding LOW QUALITY PROTEIN: glutaredoxin-C10-like (The sequence of the model RefSeq protein was modified relative to this genomic sequence to represent the inferred CDS: inserted 1 base in 1 codon; deleted 1 base in 1 codon), with protein sequence MQGVQRRHCSDEIVRLDLAPEVPPPPPPQPXCSLSIDDDESTEARIQRLISEHPVIIFSRSACCMCHVMKRLFSTLGVHPAVIELDDSEISALPSSPAPAVFIGGTPIGGLESLVALHLSNRLVPKLIEAGALWP encoded by the exons ATGCAAGGTGTCCAGCGCCGCCACTGCTCGGACGAGATCGTCCGCCTCGACCTC GCTCCGGAGGTTCCGCCGCCTCCTCCGCCTCAGC CCTGCTCCCTCTCCATCGATGATGACGAGTCCACCGAGGCGAGGATCCAGCGGCTGATCTCGGAGCACCCCGTCATCATCTTCAGCCGCTCGGCCTGCTGCATGTGCCACGTCATGAAGCGGCTCTTCTCCACCTTGGGTGTCCACCCCGCCGTGATCGAACTCGACGACTCCGAGATCTCTGCCCTACCCTCTTCTCCCGCCCCGGCCGTCTTCATCGGGGGCACCCCCATCGGCGGCCTCGAGTCCCTTGTCGCCCTCCACCTCAGCAACCGCCTCGTCCCTAAGCTCATCGAAGCCGGCGCCCTCTGGCCGTAA